GGTCCTTCGTCGTGAGCCTCAGCTTGACGGTTTTCGTCTGGCCCGGTTTGAGCGAGACCCGCTGGAACGCCTCCAGCTGTTTCAGCGGCTGTTTGTCGCGTGAGACGCGCTGGTGGGTGTAGAGCTGCACGACCTCGTCCCCGGCACGCTTGCCGGTATTCGTGACGGCGACCTCGTACCCGTCGTCGAAGCGCTTCAACTTCCCGTAGCGGAAGGAGGAGTACGAGAGTCCGTAGCCGAACTCGTAGAGCGGGTCACCCTTGAAGTACTGGTACGTGCGGTCGTGCTTGATGTTGTCGTACTCCAGGATGGAGGGGAGGTCGGCCTCCGACTCGTACCAGGTCTGGGTGAGCCGTCCGGCCGGGTTCACGTCGCCGAAGAGGACGTCGGCGAGGGCGTTGCCGGTCTCCTGGCCAGCGTGGGTGGTCCACAGGAGGGCGGGGACCTCCTTCTGGAGGGCGCCGAGGGTGGTCGGGTAGCTGTTCTCGACGACCACGACCGTCTTCGGGTTGGCCGCTCGCACCGCCTTGACCAGGGCTTCCTGGGACGGGGCCAGGCCCATGTCCTCACGGTCGTCGTTCTCGCGGCCGTTGATCGCGGGCATGGAGCCGACCACCACGACCGCCGCGTCCTTGTTCTTCACCGCCGCCACGGCCTCCTCGACGCCGCTGCGGACGATGTCCTTGGTGTAGCGCGCGGCCTCGGCCTTGGTGACCAGGCCGAGGGTGCCGTCGTCGCCGGCCGGGCCGAGGTAGACCGGGTTGGACCACCAGGGCTCCCGGGTCTCGTAGCCCGCGTACCGCAGCAGGTGCGTGCCGTCGGCCTGCGCCTCCAGCGCGAACTGCTGCTGCACGAACCAACCGTTCGGCTGGGCCTGGTCGTTGACGAAGTTCGACCAGTTGTAGCCGACGTACTTGCCGTTCGCGGCCGACCGCAGGGTCACGATGCCGGAGCCCCAGTCGAACACGTCGAACTGGGCCTCGGCCCCACTGGACGCGCTCTCCTTCAGCACTTCGCCGTCGGCGTCCGTCCCCGCCGTCACGTACGTCCCGCTCTCCGCGTTCTTCAGCGTGATCCGGTCCACGCCTTCGCTACTCGCGACCGACGTGCCGAGTTTCGCGGCGATGCCCTCCTTGGGCGTCACGGCGTACGGCAGGGTGCCCGAGTACCAGTCGGTGTAGAGGGTGTCGGCGAGCGGGCCCACGACCGCCATGTCCTGGGACGCGGAGGACTTCAGGGGCAGGGTGGCGCCCGAGTTCTTCAGCAGTACCGCCGCATCGGCCGCCGCCTTCCGCGCGAGCTTCTGATGGGCCGGGCTGTTGATGACGGACTTGTCGATGGAGCCGTATTTTCCGCCGCCCGGGTCGAATTCACCGAGCCGGACGCGGATGCTCAGGATGTGCCCGGCCGCCGTGTCGACGTCCGACTCCTTCAGCAGGCCTGTGGACACTGCCGACTTGATTGCCGTCGTGGTCCGCACGGAGTTCGTGTCGTCCGTTGTGAAGCTGTCGATACCCGCCTTCAGCGTGGCCGCGTTGCCCTCGGTCAGGGTGGCGTAGTACTTCTGACTGCCGGTGCCGGTCAGGTTGTTGGGCGCGTGGGCGTCGGTGACGTTCAGAAGGTCGTGGGAGGTCCAGGTGCGTACGTCGTCGAGCGCCGGATCGACTGTCGCCGGGCGGCCGTTGACGAGGTTGTACGACGACATCACGCCGGTCACCGCGTCCGCCTCGATCGCCGGTCTGAAGGCCGGCTCCTCGTACTCCTTCAGCACGCGTGGGCGCAGGTCGGATGAGGTGGTGGTGCGGTCCACCTCGTTGTTGTTGCCGAGGAAGTGCTTCAGCGTGGGCGCCGTCTTGAGGTGGTCGGGGTCGCCGCCGGTGAGGCCGGTGCCGTACGCGATCGCCATCGAACTCGTCAGGTACGGGTCCTCGGAGTAACCCTCCTCGTTGCGGCCCCAGCGCGGGTCACGCAGCGGGTTGACCACCGGGGCCCACAGGTTGAGGCCCCAGCCGGCCGGGCGCTCCTGCTGGAAGCCGCGCGCTTCGTCGCCCACCGCCGCACCGACCTTTTTCATCAACGCCGGGTCCCAGGTCGACGCGAGGCCCACGGCCTGCGGGAACACGGTGGTCTCGCCGAGCCAGGCGACGCCGTGCAGGGCCTCTGTGCCGGTCTTGAACGACTGGATGCCGAGGCGGGGGATCGCGGGCTGGTACTGGTGGAGCAGGGAGATCTTCTCGTCGAGGGTGAGGCGGGCGAGGAGGTCGTCGACACGGCGGTCGACGGACAGCTTCGGGTTGCGGAAGGCGTACGAGGGGTCGTCCGCCGCGGCCGTCCCCGTGGCCGTGACGCAGAGTCCGGCGATCAGGGTCAGGCCCAGGGCCAGGGCGGGGACGCCCCGTCCCACGGTGGTTCTGCGTCTTCTCTTGCCTTTCATGGCACGGCTCCTTCAACTAGGGCCTTGCTTCGGGGCTTGGACAAGATTGCTTCCGTGGGGGGAGTGGGGCGGGGGGTGGTTCAAGGGCGGGGCATGGTGCTGGCCCGCGCGGTCAGCCGCGGTGACAGCAAAGTCACCTCCGGTGCGGTACCGCCGCCGAGTTTCTTCATCAGCAGGTCCACCGCCCCGGCGCCCGCCTCGGCGGCCGGTATGGCGATCGACGTGACGGGGACGCGGGCGCGCTCGGCCAGTTCGTCCGGGCAGATCGCCGTGACCGACAGATCCCCCGGGACCCGTAGGCCGAGCCCCTCGAACGCGTCGATCAGCGGCTCCAGGATCGGCTCGTTGTGCACGACGACACCAGTCAACGCGGGCCGCTCCCGAAGGAGTTGCTCGGCGACCTGGCGGGCCGCCGCAGGCGTCGACTCGCAGGGGTGGACCGAGGAGGACAGCCCGTTCCGGTCGGCCGCGGCGGTGAAGCCCTGGACCAGGCGCTGGGCGAACCCCGTCTCCCGTACGTACACCTCGGGCGGCGAGCCCACGAGCCCGATCACCCGGTGCCCGAGCCCGGCCAGATGCTCGACGCACAGCTCACCCGCCGCCCTGAAGTCCAGGTCGATGCAGGTCAGCCCATCGGGCGACTGAGGGAATCCGATCAGTACCGAGGGCCGTTCCAGGGCGCGCAGCAACGGCAGCCGAGGATCGTGGAGTTGGAGGTCCATCACGATCAGCGCGTCGACCAGTGCCGTGTCCGCGACGCGCCGCAGCCCCGCTTCACCCTCCTCCTGCGTCAGCAGCAGCACGTCGTGGTCGTACTGACGGGCGGAGGTCACCACCGACACCGCGAACTGCATCACCACCGGCACATGGATGCCGGCCCGTAGGGGAATCACCAGCGCCAGCACGTTCGACCTGCTGCTCGCCAGCGCCCGGGCCCCGGCGTGCGGACTGTAGCCGAGCTGGCGGATGGACGCCTCGATGCGCCGCCGGGTCTCCTCGGAAATCGGGCGCTTGCCGCTCAGGGCGTACGAGACGGTGCTGGGGGAGACCCCGGCGTGCCGCGCCACATCGGTGATCTTGACCATCAGCCGAGCTCCACCGTCAGGAATCCCGTGCCGGCCTTCGCCCGCACCTCACGCCCGCCCGAGGCCAGCCCCCAGGGCACCGAGGGGTCGCTGCAGGAAGCCCGCAGCGTGTGCCCTTCGCGGACCACGGTGAAGGTCACGTCTCCCACGGGCACCGTCACCTGGGCGCCACGCCCGAGCTCGTACGCGTGCAGGGTGACGCCGTCGGCGTACGCGTAGTCGGGCCGGTCCTCCACAGCCCCCACCGGGATCACCGCACCCGGCCTGACCAGCAGCGGAACGCTCAGGAAGCCGTGCCGCTCGCGTACCCAGCGCGGGCCGGTCACCGGCTGCCCGCTGAGGAAGTGGGTCCAGGTGCCGTCGGGGACGTAGTACGAGACGTCTCCCTCGTCGGAGAACACCGGCGCGACCAGCAGGTCGGGGCCGAGCATGTACTGCCGTTCCAGATGCGCGCACCCGGGGTCGTCCGGGAACTCCAGGACCATCGCGCGCATCATCGGCACGCCCTCGGTGTGCGCGGCCCGGGCGGCCTCGTACAGGTACGGCATGAGGCGCAGCTTCAGGCGGGTGAAGAGGCGCAGGACGTCCACGGCCTCCTCGTCGAAGAGCCAAGGGACGCGGTAGGAGGAGCTGCCGTGCAGCCGGCTGTGCGAGGACAGCAGGCCGAAGGCGATCCACCGTTTGAAGAGGGCGGGCGTCGGTGTGCCCTCGAAGCCGCCGATGTCATGGCTCCAGAAGCCGAACCCGGACAGACCGAGGGAGAGCCCGCCGCGCA
This region of Streptomyces caelestis genomic DNA includes:
- a CDS encoding LacI family DNA-binding transcriptional regulator — its product is MVKITDVARHAGVSPSTVSYALSGKRPISEETRRRIEASIRQLGYSPHAGARALASSRSNVLALVIPLRAGIHVPVVMQFAVSVVTSARQYDHDVLLLTQEEGEAGLRRVADTALVDALIVMDLQLHDPRLPLLRALERPSVLIGFPQSPDGLTCIDLDFRAAGELCVEHLAGLGHRVIGLVGSPPEVYVRETGFAQRLVQGFTAAADRNGLSSSVHPCESTPAAARQVAEQLLRERPALTGVVVHNEPILEPLIDAFEGLGLRVPGDLSVTAICPDELAERARVPVTSIAIPAAEAGAGAVDLLMKKLGGGTAPEVTLLSPRLTARASTMPRP
- a CDS encoding glycoside hydrolase family 3 protein is translated as MKGKRRRRTTVGRGVPALALGLTLIAGLCVTATGTAAADDPSYAFRNPKLSVDRRVDDLLARLTLDEKISLLHQYQPAIPRLGIQSFKTGTEALHGVAWLGETTVFPQAVGLASTWDPALMKKVGAAVGDEARGFQQERPAGWGLNLWAPVVNPLRDPRWGRNEEGYSEDPYLTSSMAIAYGTGLTGGDPDHLKTAPTLKHFLGNNNEVDRTTTSSDLRPRVLKEYEEPAFRPAIEADAVTGVMSSYNLVNGRPATVDPALDDVRTWTSHDLLNVTDAHAPNNLTGTGSQKYYATLTEGNAATLKAGIDSFTTDDTNSVRTTTAIKSAVSTGLLKESDVDTAAGHILSIRVRLGEFDPGGGKYGSIDKSVINSPAHQKLARKAAADAAVLLKNSGATLPLKSSASQDMAVVGPLADTLYTDWYSGTLPYAVTPKEGIAAKLGTSVASSEGVDRITLKNAESGTYVTAGTDADGEVLKESASSGAEAQFDVFDWGSGIVTLRSAANGKYVGYNWSNFVNDQAQPNGWFVQQQFALEAQADGTHLLRYAGYETREPWWSNPVYLGPAGDDGTLGLVTKAEAARYTKDIVRSGVEEAVAAVKNKDAAVVVVGSMPAINGRENDDREDMGLAPSQEALVKAVRAANPKTVVVVENSYPTTLGALQKEVPALLWTTHAGQETGNALADVLFGDVNPAGRLTQTWYESEADLPSILEYDNIKHDRTYQYFKGDPLYEFGYGLSYSSFRYGKLKRFDDGYEVAVTNTGKRAGDEVVQLYTHQRVSRDKQPLKQLEAFQRVSLKPGQTKTVKLRLTTKDLAHWDVTRSKWVVESGTYDVLVGASSEDIRSRTSLKVRGETIPARDLSRPTRAENFDDYEGVRLVDESKVRGTAVGASADGAWLKFADAQLGSGAAKFSARVAGAAGKVEIRLGSPTGTLIGTAKASGTGSVYTYETVNASLSAAAKGRQDVYLVLSEGQRLSTFSLR